The Pseudomonas oryzicola genomic sequence GGCCGCGGTGGTCGGGCATGACCCCAACGACCGCCAACGCTTCCTGGATGCCCTGCAGCAGAGCCTGCAGGCCGACCTGGTCACGTTGATGGCACTGCACCCCGAGCACGACAGCGGCGCCATCGGTGAACAGGCGCACAAGGTGCTCAGCGCCGCACGCATGCTGGAAGCGCCCGAGCTGATGGCGGCCTGCGAAGCCCTGGAGGCCAGCGGCTTGTCCACCGCCCAGCTGCGCCTGCGGCGCCAGGCACTGGCGCGGCACATGTGCCGGGTGGAACGTGCCCTGGCCAGAGAACTGGCTAGCGGTACCTGCACAGAGGCAGGCAGCCAGGCGTGTTAACTGGTAGACTGCGCGGCGTTATTACCTAAGAGGATTGTTTCATGGCCACAAACCGCTCCCGTCGTCTGCGCAAGAAGCTGTGTGTCGACGAGTTTCAGGAATTGGGCTTCGAGCTGAACCTGGAATTCAAGGAAGATCTGGATGACCAGGCAATCGATGCTTTCCTCGACGCGTTCCTGGCAGAAGCCATGGACGCCAACGGCCTGGACTATGTAGGCGGTGACGATTTCGGCCTGGTGTGCTCGGTCAAACGCGGCTCGGTCAGCGAAGAACAGCGTGCAGCCGTTGAAGCCTGGCTCAAGGGCCGCAGCGAACTGACCAAGATCGAGGTCAGCCCGCTGCTGGACGCCTGGTACCCGGAAAAGCCGATCAACAAGGCCGAGTAATATTGGCCCGATCGCTGAAAAGGCCACCTTGACGGTGGCCTTTTTCATGGGCAGTGGTTTTTCCATGGTTGGTGCTTTTCTGTCGAACGTGGCGCATCGTCGCTGCGCTTGGGGCATAATGCGCATTCTTTCATCCTGGGGCCATCATCCTTTACAGCCCCAATGCCCTTTCCCCTCGCCGTAGGGTATTTACTCACTATGATCAAAACGCTTCGTCCCCTGATGCTTGCCGGCCTGCTGCTGCCATTCGCCCTGTCCAGCCAGGCCGCCGCCGTCAATACCACCCTGCCCGTCAAAGTGCAGCAGGCCCTCAAGGCCAGCAAGCTGCAGGACTCGGCGCTGTCGCTGGTGATGCTGCCGCTGGACGGCCCTGGCACGCCGACCGTATTCAATGCCGATGTGTCGGTGAACCCGGCCTCGACCATGAAACTGGTCACCACCTATGCAGCCCTCGAACTGCTTGGCCCGACCTTCCAGTGGAAGACCGAGTTCTACACCGATGGCACGCTCAGCAACGGGGTGCTCAACGGCAACCTGTACCTCAAAGGGGGTGGCGACCCGAAACTGAACATGGAAAAGCTGTGGCTGCTGATGCGTGACCTGCGCGCCAATGGCGTGCGCACCATCACCGGCGACCTGGTGCTGGACCGCAGCCACTTCGTGCAGCCCAACCTGCCGCAGTTCAACGATGACGGCGGCGATGAGAACAAGCCGTTCCTGGTCAAGCCGGACTCGCTGATGATCAACCTCAAGGCCCTGCGCTTCGTGGCCCGCAATGATGGCGGCAAGGTCACCATTGCGGTCGAGCCGCCGATTGCCAGTATCCGCATCGACAACCAGGTCAAGGCGGTGGCCTCCAGGCAGTGCTCGGGTGATGTGCGCTACAACCCGGTGCCGCAGGCCGATGGCATCAGCGTAACGGTCAGCGGCCAGCTGGGTGAGGGCTGCAACTCGCAGACCTACCTGTCGCTGCTTGACCACCCGACCTACGCCGCCGGTGCCGTGCGCGCGATCTGGAACGAGCTGGGTGGCAGCATCCAGGGTGGCGACCGCTTCGAGAACGTGCCCAAGGGTGCACGCCTGCTGGCCCGCGCCTTCTCGCCAGACCTGGTGGAAGTGATCCGTGACATCAACAAGTACAGCAACAACACCATGGCCCAGCAGCTGTTCCTGAGCCTTGGCGCGCAGTTCCGCACCGATGCCGATGGCGACGATGCCCGCGCCGCCCAGCGCGTGGTGCGTCAATGGCTGGCGAAGAAAGGCATTACCGCACCGCACCTGGTCATGGAAAACGGCTCCGGCCTGTCGCGCGCCGAGCGGGTCAGCACCCGGGAAATGGCTGCAATGCTGCAGGCCGCCTGGAAAAGCCCTTACGCCGCCGAGTTCATCAGCTCGATGCCGCTGGTGGGCATGGACGGCACCATGCGCAAGCGCCTGAAACGCACGGCAATGTCGGGTGAAGGGCACATCAAGACCGGCACCCTGAACACCGTGCGGGCGATCGCTGGCTTCAGCCGTGACAGCAATGGCCATACCTGGGCGGTGGCGGCAATCCTCAACGACCCGAAACCGTGGGGCGCATCGCAGGTGCTCGATCAGGTGCTGCTGGACCTGTACCGCCAGCCGAAGCTGGCCGGCAGCACTGCAGCCAACTGATTTCAGCGGCCCTGCAACACAGGGGGCGGCTGACGTGGCCGCCCCTACCCCGATCACGCCCACCATGACCAGTCAGGCCGACTCCCCCTCCACCCGGTCGCGCCCAGCCTGTTTGGCCGCGTACACTCCGGCATCGGCGCGCAGCAGCAAGGCATCGGCCCCCTCTCCCCGTCGCCAACCCGCTACTCCAAAGCTGGCAGTCACCCTGCCCACACCCTCCACCGGCACGTTGCGCACCCCTTGCCACAGCTCCAGCGCCAGTTGCCGCGCCTGCTCGGCATCGCTACCTGGGCACAACACCATGAATTCCTCGCCACCCAGCCGGCAGAATACGTCGGTACGCCGCAAACGCTGGCCGATGCGCAGGCACAAACTGCGCAGCACACGGTCGCCGACGGCGTGGCCGAAGCGGTCGTTGATGCGTTTGAAGTGATCGATGTCGAGCATGATCACCGCCAGCGCCTGGCCATCGCGCTGGGCCCGTTCCAGCTCGGACTTCAGCCGTTCCTGGAAATAGCGGCGGTTATGAATGCCGGTCAGC encodes the following:
- the dacB gene encoding D-alanyl-D-alanine carboxypeptidase/D-alanyl-D-alanine endopeptidase, which translates into the protein MIKTLRPLMLAGLLLPFALSSQAAAVNTTLPVKVQQALKASKLQDSALSLVMLPLDGPGTPTVFNADVSVNPASTMKLVTTYAALELLGPTFQWKTEFYTDGTLSNGVLNGNLYLKGGGDPKLNMEKLWLLMRDLRANGVRTITGDLVLDRSHFVQPNLPQFNDDGGDENKPFLVKPDSLMINLKALRFVARNDGGKVTIAVEPPIASIRIDNQVKAVASRQCSGDVRYNPVPQADGISVTVSGQLGEGCNSQTYLSLLDHPTYAAGAVRAIWNELGGSIQGGDRFENVPKGARLLARAFSPDLVEVIRDINKYSNNTMAQQLFLSLGAQFRTDADGDDARAAQRVVRQWLAKKGITAPHLVMENGSGLSRAERVSTREMAAMLQAAWKSPYAAEFISSMPLVGMDGTMRKRLKRTAMSGEGHIKTGTLNTVRAIAGFSRDSNGHTWAVAAILNDPKPWGASQVLDQVLLDLYRQPKLAGSTAAN
- a CDS encoding YggL family protein — its product is MATNRSRRLRKKLCVDEFQELGFELNLEFKEDLDDQAIDAFLDAFLAEAMDANGLDYVGGDDFGLVCSVKRGSVSEEQRAAVEAWLKGRSELTKIEVSPLLDAWYPEKPINKAE